From Arthrobacter sp. FW306-2-2C-D06B, a single genomic window includes:
- the pxpA gene encoding 5-oxoprolinase subunit PxpA has translation MKGKTLIPQLTLNSDMGESYGIHSFGNDEALLPLVDSINVACGMHAGDPSTMNRIVAAAASAGVRVGAHPGLPDPVGFGRREMVLRKDEVRDLVRYQVGALWGFLDSAGVPLNHIKPHGALFAMLSRSEELMDALCDVAEQFNVPVYGLPATCHETTAARRGIPFIGELYVDLDYNADGTVIVNRSSHVSGIAQAVQRTHRYLEEGTIASVTGETVRVRADTICIHSDQSNSVELATAVRKALND, from the coding sequence ATGAAAGGCAAGACCTTGATCCCCCAGCTGACACTCAACTCGGACATGGGCGAGTCCTACGGGATCCATTCCTTCGGAAACGACGAAGCACTGCTGCCCCTCGTCGATTCCATCAACGTCGCCTGCGGCATGCATGCCGGTGATCCGAGCACGATGAACCGCATCGTCGCTGCGGCAGCCTCCGCCGGTGTCCGCGTCGGCGCCCACCCCGGCCTGCCGGATCCTGTCGGCTTCGGACGACGCGAAATGGTCTTGCGGAAAGACGAGGTCCGCGACCTGGTCCGGTATCAGGTTGGTGCATTGTGGGGATTCCTCGACTCCGCGGGGGTTCCCCTTAACCACATCAAGCCCCACGGTGCCCTGTTCGCCATGCTGTCCAGAAGCGAGGAACTCATGGACGCCCTCTGCGACGTGGCAGAGCAATTCAATGTGCCGGTCTACGGACTTCCGGCAACCTGCCACGAAACAACCGCGGCACGCCGGGGAATCCCCTTCATCGGCGAACTGTATGTCGACCTCGACTACAACGCCGACGGCACCGTCATCGTCAACCGCTCAAGCCATGTATCCGGGATAGCACAAGCCGTTCAACGCACCCACAGGTACCTGGAGGAAGGCACGATAGCTTCCGTCACGGGCGAAACCGTCAGAGTCAGGGCGGACACCATCTGCATCCACTCCGACCAGTCAAATTCCGTCGAACTGGCAACCGCAGTCCGGAAAGCCCTCAACGACTGA